The segment AAACCCCTGGTTCAACCGTAAGCAATTTATCCTCTTCCCGGGCTCTCAAGGATCTTACACAGCAGCACGGTGGTACTTACCAGGCAAGTGCTGTGGGTGAGGTTAATGTGGTGGAGCTTATGAAGAAAACTAATGCTGTTATTGGAGGAGAGGGAAATGGAGGTATAATATATCCTGAAGCACACTATGGACGTGACAGCCTTGTTGGAGTAGCCTTGTTCCTCACATATTTGGCAGAAAGGAAAGAAAAAGTTTCTAAAATAAAGGAAGGCTATCCCGCTTACTTTATGAGTAAAAATAAAATTGAGTTAACTCCTGATATTAATGTAGATGAAATTCTGGAAAAAGTGAGAGAACATCACAGTAGCGAAGAAATTTCTACAGTTGATGGAGTGAAAATTGATTTTCCTGAAAACTGGGTGCATCTAAGAAAATCTAACACAGAACCTATCATTAGAATATATACTGAAGCTAAAACCCAACAGAAAGCAGATGATCTTGCTGAAGAAATGATAAGGGAAATAAAGGAAATTGCTTTTTAATCTATAACAATAGCCTTATTATTAGTATTTAAAAACCGATGTTTCCATCGTTTGTGGGTCCATAAATAAAATTGGGGTGAACTTTTTATTTGTTTTTCAAGATGTTCGAAAAATGTTTTAGTGATTTTAAACTCTGGTTCTTCCTTTGGATTATCACTTATAGTTACAAAAGATGCCTCGTAAAAGCCCCTTTTTAGCTTTTTTACCTGCAAATAAACTACAGCCATGTCTAAGTCCTTTGCAAGTTTTTCAGATCCAGTATATACAGGGACTTTTATACTTAAAAAATCCATCCAGTATTTAGCTCTTTCAATTTTAGGAGACTGGTCGGCTACCATTCCGTAGACTCCGCGGATTCCATTCTTCTCATTGGCTGTTATTGTTTTTGTTGCCTCTACTGTGGGTATTAAAACTCCGTCGTACCTTCCTCTTATATCTTTTGCCAATTTATCGAAGTAAGGATTTTTGACTTTTTTGTAGATGCCAAATCCACGATAATTTATCCCGTACAACTGTAGTGCATTCATCCATTCATAGCTGGCATAATGGCCACACATCAGGATTATACTTTTGTTCATTTTCCTTAATCGATGAATTTCTTCTATATTGGTAAAAACGAAGCGCCTTTTAAGCTCTTCATTTGAAATAGAAATGCTCTTGATCATTTCCAGGAACATATCACACATATGGTGGTAAAACTTTTTCCGTATCCTATTTATTTCTTCTGAAGGTTTTTCGGGAAAGACCAACTGTAGATTTTCAGTAACTACTTTTTTTCGGTAACCTATTATATGGTAAACCAGAAAAAAAACCGCATCAGAAACTTTATAAAAAACAGGAAAAGGGAGTTTGGAAATTAGCCAGAGGAGGGGGTAAACTATCCGGAAAACTAAGAGCTGCATGAAAACCATTTTGGCAAATATATGGTATATTTGGCACTAAACTTTAGCATCCATGGGAGATTTGAGTCTCATTACAATCATAATTATTGCTGTAAATATTTTAGTTTCATTTAAAGGCTTTAAGGACAGGGCCTTCTTTGAGAAGTATAAATTCAACGTAGGAGATATCAATCGGGGCGCTAAATATCAAATTTTTAGCTCTGGCTTTCTTCATGTGGATACTTCACATCTCTTTGTGAATATGCTTACCTTATATTTTTTTGCTAATGTGGTTATTTATGATTTAGGATCGTTCGGTTTTGTAGTAGTTTATCTTTCCAGTTTAATATTAGGAAATCTTTTGAGTTATTACTTCCATAAAAATGAATCTTCTTATACAGCTGTGGGAGCTAGTGGAGCAGTAATGGGAATATTGTATTCTGCTATTTTATTACGGCCAGATATGATGTTGGGTTTATTTTTTATTATCCCAATTCCCGCTTATGTATTTGGAATAGGTTACCTTCTATACACTATTTACGGGATGAAGAGAAGACTTGGCAATATAGGTCATGACGCGCATTTTGGTGGAGCAGTAGGTGGATATGCATTAACTCTCGTACTGGCACCCTGGATACTTCAACTCCATCTTCTTATGGTTATTTTACTGGCAATTCCTATAGTTATATTATTCGTTCTTCAAAAAATGGGGAAAATTTAGCGCAATTGGTATTCTTATTGCTACTGCTGCTTAAAATAATAATATAATACCATGAAAAAAGCCCTCTTATTTATCGCCATTTGCAGTACATTCATACTTCAGGCGCAGCAAATCTCTCCTTCACAACCTATGGTAACTACAAATGGTGAAGGAATAGTAAAAGTAGTTCCAGATCAGGTTCTGATTAAATCCCGGATAGAACATGAAGGAAAAGACCCTCAAGAAGTAAAAAAGAAAAATGATGCTGTAGTAAATGAAGTTATAAAATACTTAAAATCCCAGGGGATCTCAGAAAAAAATATTCAGACAGACTATATAAATTTGAACAAGAATTATAACTATGACAACAAAACCTATAGTTATGTTGCTAATCAGGCCATTTCGATAAAACTTGACAACCTAAAGAATTACGAAAAAATCATGAGCGGGCTTCTTGAAGATGGTCTAAATAGGATTGATGGTATTGAATTCAAATCTTCTGAGATGGAAAAACATAATTCAGAAGCGAGAAAAAGAGCAGTCTTAGATGCTAAAGCAAAAGCGGAAGAACTTGCAGGGGCTTTGGATCAAACTGTGGGAAAGGCCTTTTTAATTAATGAAATTGAAACTGGTTACCCCCAGTAGGTTTACAGGATGGAGATGATGAAGTCTAGTGCTGATGGTTCACAGGAAACTATAGCCCCCGGGGAAATGGAAGTCAAAGCAAAAGTAAGTGTGAGTTTTTTATTAAATTAAAGAACCACTATAAAATAGAAAAGCCACGATTGTCGTGGCTTTTTTATTTTTATTCTTCCGGTGAGCTTATTCCCCCAGTAATTCTTTTACCTTATTTTCAAGATCCTCCCCCCGAAGGTTTTTTGCCACAATAATTCCGTTTTCATCAAGGAGAAAAGCAGCAGGTATTGCTCTTACATTGTAAAGTTGTGCAATTGGTTCCTGCCAAAATTTCAGATGAGAAATTTGTGTCCAGGTAAGATTGTCTTCTTGTATTGCCTGTAACCATCTATCTCTTTGATCTTCACGATCCAAAGAAACTCCGATAATATTGAAACCTTTATCGTGGTATTTATTATAGACATTAACAATATTTGGATTTTCCAACCTGCAGGGACGACACCAGGCAGCCCAAAAATCTATTAAAGTTAGTTTTCCCAGAGATTCACCCAGAGAGATTTCTTCTCCATCTGGATTTGGTCCCGAAAATTCCGGTGCTTTGCTTCCAATATCAACTGCTCCTGTTCGATCAATGTTTTCTTTCACTGCCACTGCAAAGGAGGTTTGCTTTACTTCATCTGTAAGCATATTGAAATGCTCCCTTACAACCTCATTTGGAACCCGCATACTTTGCATATCGGTTAAAACAAGTGCAGAGACAAAGGAACCAGGATTTTCACGAATTAGATCTTTTTTAAACT is part of the Antarcticibacterium sp. 1MA-6-2 genome and harbors:
- a CDS encoding TlpA disulfide reductase family protein is translated as MKQIFAVFIMLILTGCGEDLEGYAISGTAEGVENGKMIYVSQLDQVNQPTIIDSVAVQDEKFQIDFEDVDQPHLSFLTINGHVGNVMYIAENETIDIEVYKDSLMASKVKGGKENETFQKYVSQIKDLSKNAMALRGQMREEMGNSNDMSRISVYQQKEDSLREKDLQFKKDLIRENPGSFVSALVLTDMQSMRVPNEVVREHFNMLTDEVKQTSFAVAVKENIDRTGAVDIGSKAPEFSGPNPDGEEISLGESLGKLTLIDFWAAWCRPCRLENPNIVNVYNKYHDKGFNIIGVSLDREDQRDRWLQAIQEDNLTWTQISHLKFWQEPIAQLYNVRAIPAAFLLDENGIIVAKNLRGEDLENKVKELLGE
- a CDS encoding rhomboid family intramembrane serine protease, giving the protein MGDLSLITIIIIAVNILVSFKGFKDRAFFEKYKFNVGDINRGAKYQIFSSGFLHVDTSHLFVNMLTLYFFANVVIYDLGSFGFVVVYLSSLILGNLLSYYFHKNESSYTAVGASGAVMGILYSAILLRPDMMLGLFFIIPIPAYVFGIGYLLYTIYGMKRRLGNIGHDAHFGGAVGGYALTLVLAPWILQLHLLMVILLAIPIVILFVLQKMGKI
- a CDS encoding SIMPL domain-containing protein, whose translation is MKKALLFIAICSTFILQAQQISPSQPMVTTNGEGIVKVVPDQVLIKSRIEHEGKDPQEVKKKNDAVVNEVIKYLKSQGISEKNIQTDYINLNKNYNYDNKTYSYVANQAISIKLDNLKNYEKIMSGLLEDGLNRIDGIEFKSSEMEKHNSEARKRAVLDAKAKAEELAGALDQTVGKAFLINEIETGYPQ
- a CDS encoding lysophospholipid acyltransferase family protein; translated protein: MQLLVFRIVYPLLWLISKLPFPVFYKVSDAVFFLVYHIIGYRKKVVTENLQLVFPEKPSEEINRIRKKFYHHMCDMFLEMIKSISISNEELKRRFVFTNIEEIHRLRKMNKSIILMCGHYASYEWMNALQLYGINYRGFGIYKKVKNPYFDKLAKDIRGRYDGVLIPTVEATKTITANEKNGIRGVYGMVADQSPKIERAKYWMDFLSIKVPVYTGSEKLAKDLDMAVVYLQVKKLKRGFYEASFVTISDNPKEEPEFKITKTFFEHLEKQIKSSPQFYLWTHKRWKHRFLNTNNKAIVID